In one Echinicola marina genomic region, the following are encoded:
- a CDS encoding alpha/beta hydrolase-fold protein, which translates to MKKITYLLILLVGTVATSFGQQIEKEAPEGFDQVQSGIAHGKLDTVEYQSKTVGTKRKAVVYTPPNFNKNKKYPVLYLLHGIGGDETEWLRGGQPQVIMDNLYAAGKAEPMIIVMPNGRAMKDDRATGNIMAKDKVEAFSTFEKDLLHDLIPFVENNYPVLADREHRAISGLSMGGGQTLNFGLGNLDQFAWIGSYSAAPNTKSPEMLVPDPAYAKDKLKLLWISCGDQDGLLGFSQRTHDYLVKNDVPHIYYLEEGGHDFKVWKNGLYMFSKMLFKPVDTSKFNQYSPLGIPASTNIRGAKYPQIMPDGSAKFKLRAPSADNIQLDLRKKYPMTKNNEGEWEVTTEPLGEGFHYYSLLIDGKAVADPASETFFGMGRMASGIEVPFDGDDYYAVKNVPHGEIRQVRYYSSQLRSWRRFFLYTPPGYDMDTDREYPVLYILHGGGEDERGWAQQGKTDLILDNLIAEGKAQPMLVVMPDGNMPIAAFEERGLQMFEDELKNEIIPHVEKHYRTLNGPENRALAGLSMGGIQTLYAGINNTDLFSHLGVFSSGWISQRQGSVAEGQYAFMSENAEKINNDLSLFWISMGGEEDIAHNNCEKMLGEFDKMGIDYEYSEYPGGHTWPVWRHDLHSFAPLLFQ; encoded by the coding sequence ATGAAAAAAATAACCTACTTATTGATTTTACTTGTTGGGACCGTTGCTACAAGCTTTGGTCAGCAAATAGAAAAAGAAGCTCCAGAGGGTTTTGACCAAGTGCAAAGTGGAATTGCACATGGAAAGTTAGATACGGTGGAGTATCAATCAAAAACCGTGGGCACAAAGCGCAAAGCAGTTGTTTATACCCCACCGAACTTTAATAAGAATAAAAAATATCCCGTATTGTATCTGCTGCATGGAATAGGCGGAGATGAAACAGAGTGGTTACGCGGTGGACAGCCTCAAGTGATCATGGATAATCTCTATGCAGCAGGAAAGGCCGAACCCATGATCATCGTCATGCCCAATGGCCGGGCGATGAAGGATGACCGGGCTACCGGAAATATCATGGCCAAAGATAAAGTGGAGGCCTTTTCCACCTTTGAGAAAGACCTGCTTCATGACCTGATACCTTTTGTTGAAAATAATTATCCCGTGTTGGCGGACAGGGAACACAGGGCTATTTCAGGCTTGTCCATGGGTGGTGGCCAAACCCTGAATTTCGGCTTGGGAAATTTAGACCAATTCGCTTGGATAGGCAGTTATTCTGCAGCACCCAACACCAAAAGTCCTGAAATGCTCGTTCCTGATCCAGCCTATGCCAAGGATAAATTAAAGTTGCTTTGGATCTCTTGTGGAGATCAAGATGGCCTTTTGGGTTTCAGTCAGCGCACCCATGATTACTTGGTCAAAAATGATGTTCCCCATATTTATTATTTAGAGGAAGGTGGCCATGATTTTAAGGTATGGAAAAATGGACTATACATGTTCTCCAAAATGCTTTTTAAGCCGGTTGACACATCCAAATTTAACCAATATAGTCCTTTAGGAATTCCAGCTTCTACAAATATCAGGGGAGCCAAATATCCACAAATTATGCCTGATGGAAGTGCTAAGTTCAAGTTAAGGGCGCCATCTGCCGATAATATTCAGCTTGACCTAAGAAAGAAATATCCTATGACCAAAAATAATGAAGGTGAATGGGAGGTGACCACAGAGCCTTTGGGAGAGGGGTTCCATTATTATTCCCTGTTGATTGATGGAAAGGCTGTGGCTGATCCCGCAAGCGAGACATTTTTTGGTATGGGAAGAATGGCCAGCGGAATTGAAGTGCCTTTCGATGGAGATGATTATTACGCAGTGAAAAATGTTCCTCACGGCGAGATCCGACAGGTCAGGTACTATTCATCACAATTGAGATCCTGGAGGAGATTTTTCCTCTATACGCCCCCAGGATATGATATGGACACGGACCGTGAGTACCCAGTACTCTATATCCTACACGGAGGAGGTGAGGATGAAAGGGGCTGGGCACAGCAGGGGAAGACCGATTTGATCCTAGATAATCTTATTGCTGAAGGGAAGGCCCAACCTATGCTGGTGGTGATGCCCGATGGAAATATGCCAATAGCAGCTTTTGAGGAAAGAGGACTGCAAATGTTCGAAGACGAATTAAAGAATGAGATCATTCCTCATGTGGAAAAGCATTACAGAACGCTAAATGGCCCGGAAAACAGGGCCTTGGCAGGACTTTCAATGGGAGGCATTCAGACGCTTTATGCGGGAATCAATAATACAGACCTGTTTTCCCACTTAGGTGTATTCAGTTCAGGATGGATCTCTCAGCGTCAAGGCAGCGTTGCCGAGGGGCAGTACGCTTTTATGAGTGAAAATGCAGAAAAGATCAATAATGACCTAAGCCTTTTTTGGATTTCCATGGGAGGAGAAGAAGATATCGCCCACAATAATTGTGAGAAAATGCTTGGGGAGTTTGATAAGATGGGGATAGACTATGAGTATAGCGAGTATCCCGGAGGACATACCTGGCCCGTATGGAGGCATGATCTCCACAGTTTTGCTCCTTTGTTATTTCAATAA
- a CDS encoding glycoside hydrolase family 43 protein, which yields MKKQLTSILAVLMTVFSLTGAYCQKKPNNVPVFSKAVYEGNDEVYKNNPLAEDEFYNPILQGCYPDPAITRKGDDYYMVVSSFAMFPGVPIFHSNDLVNWTQIGHVLDRTSQLDVHDTGISAGVYAPDIRYNPHNDTFYMITTAFAGGLGNFVVKTKDPMKGWSEPYKLNFQGIDPAIFFDEDGKAYVVHNDAPAQGKELYNGHRVIKVWEYDLEKDQVIAGTDKVIVNGGVDLSQKPIWIEAPHIYKKDGKYYLMCAEGGTGGWHSEVVFVSDDPKGPYIPAPSNPILSQRYLSQNRQNKVDWAGHADLVLGPDDKYYGVFLGIRPNEKNRVNTGRETFILPVDWSGEFPVFENGLVPMEPKLKMPEGVENKTGQEGFFPNGNFTFTEDFTSEKLDYRWIGLRGPREAFISKTKGGLQIKPFDTNIKEVKPTSTLFHRQQHKNFSFTTTMAYQPQSEKDLAGLTSVQSEAFNYVFGVTKSGKKNVLVLQRTEAQGRGRDREVKSEILASTEIDLKNPVSLRISAKGDEFQFSYSTNGTDFQNLGGTVSGDILSTNVAGGFTGNLIGLYATKANDAYPTE from the coding sequence ATGAAAAAGCAATTAACAAGTATTTTAGCGGTTTTGATGACTGTTTTCTCCTTGACCGGAGCTTATTGCCAAAAGAAACCAAACAATGTCCCCGTATTTTCGAAGGCAGTCTATGAAGGGAATGACGAGGTCTATAAAAATAACCCTTTAGCAGAGGATGAATTTTATAACCCGATTCTTCAAGGATGTTATCCTGATCCGGCCATTACCAGAAAAGGTGATGATTATTATATGGTAGTATCCTCTTTCGCTATGTTCCCGGGGGTACCGATTTTCCATTCCAATGATTTGGTGAACTGGACTCAGATCGGTCATGTGCTGGACAGAACCTCTCAGCTAGATGTGCATGATACAGGAATCAGTGCAGGAGTGTACGCTCCGGATATCCGTTATAATCCGCACAACGATACTTTCTATATGATAACCACTGCATTTGCAGGAGGTTTGGGGAATTTTGTGGTCAAAACCAAAGACCCCATGAAGGGCTGGAGTGAACCCTATAAGTTGAACTTTCAGGGGATTGACCCCGCCATATTCTTTGATGAGGACGGGAAGGCCTATGTGGTGCACAATGATGCACCAGCGCAGGGGAAGGAATTGTATAATGGTCACCGCGTGATTAAGGTTTGGGAATATGATCTTGAGAAGGATCAGGTTATTGCCGGAACAGATAAAGTGATTGTCAATGGGGGAGTGGACCTGTCCCAAAAACCAATTTGGATTGAAGCTCCACATATCTATAAGAAGGATGGCAAGTATTATTTGATGTGTGCTGAAGGTGGTACCGGAGGATGGCACAGTGAAGTGGTCTTTGTGAGCGATGATCCAAAAGGACCTTATATCCCGGCGCCAAGTAATCCGATTCTTAGCCAACGGTATTTATCCCAGAACAGACAAAATAAAGTAGACTGGGCGGGTCATGCTGACTTGGTATTGGGACCGGATGATAAGTATTATGGCGTTTTCTTGGGTATTCGTCCTAATGAAAAGAATCGGGTAAATACAGGCAGGGAAACCTTTATCCTACCAGTGGATTGGTCAGGAGAGTTTCCGGTTTTCGAAAATGGTTTGGTACCGATGGAGCCCAAACTGAAAATGCCCGAAGGCGTGGAGAACAAAACAGGACAGGAAGGGTTCTTTCCAAATGGTAACTTCACTTTTACAGAGGATTTTACTTCAGAGAAATTGGATTACCGTTGGATAGGCCTAAGGGGACCAAGGGAAGCATTTATTTCCAAAACTAAAGGCGGTTTGCAGATCAAACCTTTTGACACCAATATCAAAGAGGTCAAACCTACTTCCACGCTCTTTCACAGGCAGCAGCACAAAAACTTTTCTTTTACTACTACCATGGCATACCAGCCCCAGTCAGAAAAAGACTTGGCAGGTTTGACCAGTGTGCAAAGTGAAGCCTTCAATTATGTGTTTGGAGTTACCAAATCCGGAAAGAAAAATGTACTGGTACTGCAGCGAACTGAAGCACAGGGCAGAGGAAGAGACCGCGAGGTGAAGTCTGAAATCTTGGCGAGTACGGAGATTGACCTCAAGAATCCTGTGTCATTAAGAATAAGTGCTAAAGGAGATGAATTTCAGTTCAGCTATTCCACCAACGGAACTGATTTCCAAAATCTGGGAGGTACAGTGTCCGGCGATATCCTTTCCACGAATGTAGCTGGTGGCTTTACGGGCAATTTAATCGGTCTTTATGCTACGAAAGCCAATGATGCCTATCCAACGGAGTAG
- a CDS encoding glycoside hydrolase family 43 protein: protein MITKKIILLAMFIAFIGSKELFAQNPIITDVFTADPAPIVHDGKVYLYTSHDTASVDATNYQMKDWLVFSSTDMVNWTNHGAQLSPKSFSWATGDAYAAHCIERDGKFYWYVSTFHKKDENSNGGAAIGVAVSDSPTGPFKDALGKALIVNEMTTDNEHGWDDIDPAVFIDDDGQAYLYWGNGSCKWAKLKDNMVELDGPIHHFKPKHFIEGPWVYKRQDLYYLVYASAGTQPEMIEYCTASSPEGPWTYQGIIMENVPNCFTVHPGIVTYKGKDYFFYHNGELPTGGSYRRSICVDYMHYNEDGTIQKINQTQKGVLSVK, encoded by the coding sequence ATGATTACTAAGAAAATAATATTGTTGGCAATGTTTATCGCTTTTATTGGAAGCAAAGAGCTTTTTGCCCAAAATCCCATTATCACTGATGTATTTACAGCAGATCCGGCACCTATAGTTCATGATGGTAAAGTTTATCTCTATACCAGCCATGATACAGCAAGTGTAGATGCCACCAACTACCAAATGAAAGATTGGTTGGTCTTTTCCTCTACAGATATGGTGAACTGGACCAACCATGGAGCACAGCTTTCCCCAAAATCATTTTCATGGGCTACAGGGGATGCTTATGCAGCGCATTGTATAGAAAGGGATGGTAAGTTTTACTGGTATGTATCCACTTTTCATAAAAAGGATGAAAACAGCAATGGTGGTGCAGCCATTGGAGTAGCTGTTTCTGATAGTCCTACCGGGCCATTTAAGGATGCTTTAGGAAAGGCTTTGATTGTTAATGAAATGACCACGGATAATGAGCATGGTTGGGATGATATTGACCCGGCTGTTTTTATAGATGATGATGGCCAGGCATATCTCTACTGGGGCAATGGCAGCTGTAAATGGGCTAAGCTAAAAGATAATATGGTTGAATTGGACGGTCCTATACATCACTTTAAGCCTAAGCATTTTATAGAAGGGCCTTGGGTGTACAAACGGCAGGACCTTTACTACCTGGTATATGCCAGTGCAGGTACCCAACCAGAAATGATAGAATACTGTACAGCATCAAGTCCTGAAGGGCCTTGGACCTATCAAGGGATAATCATGGAAAATGTTCCCAATTGCTTTACTGTTCATCCAGGTATAGTCACTTATAAAGGAAAAGATTATTTCTTTTATCATAATGGGGAGCTACCTACGGGAGGAAGTTATCGCCGGTCGATCTGTGTGGACTATATGCATTATAATGAAGATGGCACCATCCAAAAAATCAATCAGACCCAAAAAGGAGTGTTGTCAGTGAAATAA
- a CDS encoding glycoside hydrolase family 97 protein has protein sequence MKIISFTLLYLFCLLFTAEANAQNAKSVSSPDGHLEVRVSISNGKAQYAVHYQDKVMLENSPLGLVTNEGDFTSNMSFVDASTGKIDKSYTQDKIKTSSVQYQSNTLTYTAKNEEGKQITFHFQVSDHDIAFRYELPKWGDTRATVVERELTGFRFPLATTTAFLSSMMKPMTGFARTAPSYESGYVTDAALESTTAEFGYVFPGLFKVGEDGWVLLSETGVGSNYNGAHLSSFQDGMYTVEYPQMEQNNGFGSTGAQIGLPGFTPWRTITVGKTLKPIVETTIPFDVVEPLYEASQAYQYGKGTWSWIVWQDNSMNYEDQVKYIDLAAAMEFEYILIDAWWDERIGYQKMEELIQYANSKNVDVFLWYNSNGTANDAFQTPLNKMNTSIARKKEMKWLKEAGVKGLKVDFFGGDKQETMRLYEDILVDANDHGLMVIFHGTTLPRGWERMYPNFVGSEAVLASEMLIFSQGVRENEAFYASLHPFIRNAVGSMEFGGVLLNKFLNRGNERGQERLTTDSFQLATGVLFQNPVQMFGLTPNNLTDVPEFELEFLRKLPTTWDETVFIDGYPGKYSVLARRSGKQWYIAGVNAENAAKTLKINLPMLKGQEVSLYNDDKERQPTLQTVKVGKNGELTVTVQPRGGFVITQ, from the coding sequence ATGAAAATTATTTCTTTTACACTATTATACCTTTTCTGCTTGTTGTTTACTGCGGAAGCTAATGCACAAAATGCCAAGTCCGTTTCCAGTCCTGACGGCCACCTCGAAGTCAGGGTGTCTATAAGCAATGGTAAGGCCCAATATGCGGTTCACTATCAGGATAAGGTAATGCTGGAGAACTCTCCTTTGGGGCTTGTGACCAATGAGGGTGACTTTACCTCCAATATGAGTTTTGTGGATGCTTCCACTGGGAAAATCGACAAGTCCTACACCCAGGATAAGATCAAGACTTCCTCTGTACAGTATCAGTCCAACACCTTGACTTACACGGCCAAGAATGAGGAAGGAAAGCAAATTACTTTTCACTTTCAGGTGAGCGATCATGATATCGCATTTCGCTATGAATTGCCCAAATGGGGGGATACCAGGGCAACAGTAGTGGAGCGGGAATTGACAGGGTTTCGCTTCCCATTAGCCACTACTACCGCTTTTCTCTCTTCGATGATGAAGCCCATGACAGGTTTTGCACGGACCGCACCCAGTTATGAAAGTGGTTATGTGACAGATGCGGCTTTGGAAAGCACTACGGCGGAATTTGGCTATGTTTTTCCGGGTCTTTTCAAAGTGGGGGAAGATGGATGGGTACTGCTATCCGAAACAGGTGTAGGAAGTAATTATAACGGAGCACACTTAAGTAGCTTTCAAGATGGAATGTACACTGTGGAATATCCTCAAATGGAACAAAATAATGGCTTTGGGAGCACAGGCGCACAAATAGGCCTTCCTGGTTTTACACCATGGCGTACCATTACAGTTGGGAAAACGCTCAAGCCAATAGTGGAAACCACCATTCCTTTTGATGTGGTGGAGCCGCTATATGAGGCCTCCCAAGCTTACCAATATGGAAAAGGAACCTGGAGTTGGATCGTATGGCAGGACAACAGTATGAATTATGAAGATCAGGTGAAGTATATCGATTTGGCTGCAGCCATGGAATTTGAATACATCCTGATCGATGCCTGGTGGGATGAAAGGATTGGCTATCAAAAGATGGAAGAGCTGATCCAGTATGCCAATTCGAAAAATGTGGATGTATTTCTTTGGTACAATTCCAACGGTACGGCCAATGATGCTTTCCAGACTCCATTGAACAAAATGAACACCTCCATTGCCAGAAAGAAGGAAATGAAATGGCTGAAGGAAGCAGGGGTGAAAGGATTGAAAGTGGACTTTTTCGGTGGGGACAAGCAGGAGACCATGCGGCTATACGAAGATATCTTGGTGGATGCCAATGACCATGGATTAATGGTGATTTTCCATGGAACCACACTTCCTAGAGGCTGGGAGAGAATGTATCCCAATTTTGTGGGAAGTGAAGCTGTCCTAGCTTCGGAAATGCTCATATTTTCCCAAGGTGTCCGAGAGAATGAAGCGTTTTATGCCTCCTTGCATCCCTTTATTAGAAACGCTGTGGGCAGCATGGAGTTTGGAGGGGTCTTGCTCAATAAATTCCTTAACAGGGGAAATGAACGAGGTCAAGAGCGCTTGACCACGGATAGCTTCCAATTGGCCACCGGGGTACTTTTCCAAAATCCTGTTCAGATGTTTGGTTTGACTCCTAATAACTTAACTGATGTACCGGAATTTGAACTGGAGTTTTTAAGGAAACTGCCCACTACTTGGGACGAAACGGTCTTTATTGATGGATATCCGGGCAAATACAGTGTCTTGGCCCGAAGAAGTGGGAAGCAATGGTATATCGCAGGCGTAAATGCTGAAAATGCTGCCAAGACATTGAAAATCAATCTTCCTATGCTCAAAGGACAGGAAGTCTCCTTGTACAATGACGATAAAGAAAGACAGCCCACACTCCAAACTGTGAAAGTTGGGAAAAATGGGGAACTGACCGTTACGGTTCAGCCGAGGGGAGGCTTTGTGATAACTCAATAA
- a CDS encoding sialate O-acetylesterase has product MKLLLKWISLSFVILCFGISAQAQDKSFYIFLAFGQSNMEGAAKFEEQDMDVDPRFQVLQSIDCPDLNREKGNWYPAVPPLTRCHTGLTPVDYFGRTLVENLPDSIRVGVINVSVGGCRIELFEKDNYQSYVETAPDWLKNMVKEYDGNPYHHLVELAKTAQNDGVVKGILLHQGESNTGDKDWPQKVKGVYQNLLADLGLASEEVPLLAGEMVSAAQGGKCASMNAIIATLPEVIPNAHVISSEDCEAVSDGLHFSAAGYRELGRRYGAQMLSIIGN; this is encoded by the coding sequence ATGAAATTATTATTGAAATGGATTTCTCTATCATTCGTCATTTTGTGCTTTGGAATTTCAGCTCAAGCGCAAGATAAGAGTTTTTACATTTTTCTGGCTTTTGGCCAGTCCAATATGGAAGGAGCTGCAAAGTTTGAGGAACAGGATATGGACGTGGACCCGAGATTTCAGGTGCTACAGTCTATCGATTGTCCTGACCTGAATAGAGAAAAGGGAAATTGGTATCCTGCTGTGCCACCCTTGACCAGATGTCATACAGGGCTTACACCTGTGGATTATTTTGGTAGGACTCTGGTGGAAAATCTTCCTGACAGTATTCGGGTAGGGGTGATCAATGTGTCTGTGGGAGGGTGTAGAATAGAGCTTTTTGAAAAGGACAATTATCAATCCTATGTGGAAACAGCTCCGGATTGGCTTAAAAACATGGTCAAGGAATATGACGGAAACCCTTACCACCATTTGGTAGAACTGGCAAAAACTGCCCAAAATGATGGGGTCGTCAAGGGAATACTACTGCATCAAGGGGAGTCCAATACAGGGGATAAAGACTGGCCACAAAAAGTAAAAGGAGTATATCAAAATCTACTGGCAGACTTGGGCTTAGCTTCAGAAGAAGTTCCTTTATTGGCTGGTGAAATGGTCAGCGCAGCGCAAGGGGGAAAATGCGCCAGTATGAATGCCATCATTGCTACTTTACCTGAAGTGATCCCCAATGCACATGTAATTTCATCTGAAGATTGTGAGGCCGTTTCCGATGGGCTACATTTTTCAGCAGCAGGATACAGGGAACTGGGTAGACGATATGGAGCACAAATGCTTTCGATTATTGGCAATTAA
- a CDS encoding glycoside hydrolase family 43 protein — MKFLFRLLIISVLISGTGILQTKAQNPIIQTSYTADPAPMVYHDKVYLYTSHDEDNSTWFTMNDWRLYTSEDMVNWTDHGAVLSYKEFSWGKMNAWAPQCIERNGKFYMYVPITDRNNKNGIGVAVADSPYGPFIDPLGKPLISNSMADIDPTVFVDDDGQAYLMWGNPVCYYVKLNEDMITYDGEIEQFPNTVAAFGKREGKEDPRRPTTYEEGPWLYKRNDLYYLLFAAGPLPEHIGYSTSSSPIGPWKYQGVLMPTEGRSFTNHPGIVDFKGKTYLFYHNGALPGGGGFTRSVCVDEVKFKEDGTIVPMTMTAGITKSLGTINPYIKNEAETIAWSEGVKANKNEVVGNFIIATKNEAYTQVKQVDFRDKGPAEFTARVGTVHNGNVSMEIRLDSLDGELLGTVNVPLTGGDDRWSLVSTKVKQVEGVHDLYFVFKGKAPNNILYFDYWKFSD; from the coding sequence ATGAAATTTCTTTTCAGACTACTTATAATATCCGTGCTTATTTCAGGTACGGGTATTCTACAAACAAAAGCACAAAACCCTATCATTCAGACCTCCTATACTGCGGATCCCGCGCCTATGGTGTACCATGATAAGGTCTATTTATACACCTCCCATGATGAGGATAATTCAACCTGGTTTACCATGAATGACTGGAGACTGTACACAAGCGAAGATATGGTCAACTGGACAGATCATGGGGCAGTTTTGTCTTATAAGGAATTTAGTTGGGGCAAGATGAATGCTTGGGCACCTCAGTGTATAGAACGGAATGGGAAATTCTATATGTATGTGCCGATAACTGATAGAAACAATAAAAACGGCATTGGTGTAGCGGTAGCTGACAGCCCTTATGGCCCTTTCATTGATCCATTGGGCAAACCTTTGATCAGTAATAGTATGGCGGATATTGACCCGACTGTTTTTGTGGATGATGATGGTCAGGCTTACTTGATGTGGGGAAACCCGGTATGTTATTATGTGAAACTAAATGAGGATATGATCACCTATGATGGAGAAATTGAACAGTTTCCCAATACGGTAGCAGCTTTTGGCAAGCGGGAAGGCAAAGAGGATCCACGACGTCCCACAACCTATGAGGAAGGCCCTTGGTTGTATAAAAGAAATGACCTGTATTACCTGCTCTTTGCGGCGGGTCCATTACCTGAACATATTGGCTATTCAACCAGTAGCAGTCCGATTGGCCCGTGGAAATACCAAGGCGTATTGATGCCCACCGAAGGCAGGAGCTTTACCAATCATCCAGGAATAGTGGATTTCAAGGGGAAAACCTATTTGTTCTATCATAATGGTGCCTTGCCCGGAGGAGGTGGATTTACCCGATCCGTCTGTGTCGATGAGGTGAAGTTCAAAGAAGACGGGACCATTGTTCCCATGACAATGACAGCAGGAATCACCAAGAGTTTGGGAACAATCAATCCTTATATCAAAAATGAAGCGGAGACCATTGCTTGGTCTGAAGGGGTAAAAGCCAATAAGAATGAGGTAGTGGGAAATTTTATAATAGCCACTAAGAACGAGGCCTATACCCAAGTAAAGCAAGTGGATTTTCGTGATAAGGGGCCAGCTGAATTTACGGCAAGGGTAGGGACTGTCCACAATGGCAATGTAAGCATGGAGATCAGGCTAGATAGTTTGGACGGGGAGCTATTGGGTACGGTCAATGTGCCGCTAACAGGCGGAGATGACAGGTGGTCTTTGGTGTCTACCAAAGTAAAACAGGTGGAGGGTGTCCATGACCTGTATTTTGTTTTCAAAGGAAAAGCACCCAATAATATCCTGTATTTCGACTATTGGAAGTTTTCGGATTGA
- a CDS encoding alpha/beta hydrolase — translation MKNLTKTVFAIALLFSIKPTMAQDGTMYPIDKPEEPNAIPLGTGGVEGQPAPESWFRQWGDPMARNISTATLTPFFPEPGKANGTTVIVAPGGGFRWLSMGNEGWEVAKALAEQGITAFVLKYRLHPTPESLEDFSNSMNRTFDEAAKGTQNGEATPRPRRNLSDQLEDAEAAYAMIVERAEEWGVDIDRIGMIGFSAGAGLTMHCTLNSETMDLAFIGPVYGGMGEVEVPKDAPPMFNVIASDDFLFHGQFGVIRSWYEADIPVEFHLYQNGGHGFGLGNPDRTSNSWFEAFMHWLEVNDFLKGDDK, via the coding sequence ATGAAAAACCTCACCAAAACCGTTTTTGCAATTGCCTTGCTCTTTAGCATCAAGCCTACCATGGCGCAGGATGGGACCATGTATCCAATTGACAAGCCTGAGGAACCCAATGCCATCCCACTGGGTACAGGAGGTGTGGAAGGTCAACCTGCTCCCGAGAGCTGGTTCCGTCAATGGGGTGATCCAATGGCCAGAAATATCAGTACTGCCACCCTGACCCCTTTTTTTCCAGAACCCGGTAAGGCCAACGGCACGACGGTGATCGTAGCGCCCGGAGGTGGGTTTAGATGGCTTTCAATGGGCAACGAAGGCTGGGAAGTGGCCAAAGCACTAGCTGAGCAGGGAATCACGGCATTTGTACTCAAATACAGGCTGCATCCGACGCCAGAATCTTTGGAAGATTTCAGTAATTCCATGAACAGGACCTTTGACGAAGCAGCAAAAGGGACACAAAATGGAGAAGCCACACCGCGACCTCGCAGGAACCTGTCCGATCAACTGGAGGATGCAGAAGCCGCCTATGCCATGATTGTTGAGCGTGCCGAAGAATGGGGAGTGGATATAGACAGGATAGGCATGATTGGCTTTTCGGCAGGTGCCGGACTTACTATGCACTGCACACTCAACTCAGAGACCATGGATTTGGCCTTTATCGGTCCGGTCTATGGCGGTATGGGAGAAGTGGAGGTACCAAAGGATGCACCGCCTATGTTCAATGTAATTGCCAGTGATGATTTTCTTTTTCATGGACAATTTGGTGTGATCCGCTCTTGGTACGAAGCGGATATACCAGTAGAGTTTCACCTTTACCAAAATGGAGGTCATGGTTTCGGTCTGGGAAACCCCGATCGCACCAGCAACAGTTGGTTTGAGGCTTTTATGCACTGGTTGGAGGTGAATGACTTTCTGAAGGGGGACGACAAGTGA